One segment of Myxococcales bacterium DNA contains the following:
- a CDS encoding RluA family pseudouridine synthase yields MPDTRAGTRLDQFLAECLEVSRGEARRLLEAGKVSLDGRIASVRDKGRALQAGAEVGVVDFRPPDRQRIEPDTAADPDAAIRGILARGEGWLAVDKCPGFPVHPLREHETGTVLNCVASLHPELQGIGEGGLRSGVVHRLDVETSGILLVATEQAAWNRLRRGFHEHRVDKVYRAIVAGNLRESLEQEVGLVVAQHRPARVRVVDQPDGSKSGGVRAAVQRVRPLEQFEGACLVEVRPRTGFLHQIRSTLAHLGHPVLGDRTYGGDREHPWISRHMLHAAELRFEEIEVSSPDPADFAEVVARLRH; encoded by the coding sequence GTGCCCGACACGAGGGCCGGGACCCGGCTCGACCAGTTCCTGGCCGAGTGTCTCGAGGTTTCGCGCGGCGAGGCTCGCCGTCTGCTCGAGGCCGGCAAGGTCAGTCTCGACGGGCGCATAGCATCCGTCCGGGACAAGGGGCGGGCGCTGCAGGCGGGGGCCGAGGTGGGGGTGGTCGATTTCCGACCTCCGGATCGACAGCGGATCGAACCCGATACGGCAGCGGACCCGGATGCAGCCATTCGCGGAATTCTGGCCCGGGGCGAAGGTTGGCTCGCGGTGGACAAATGCCCGGGTTTCCCCGTCCACCCGCTGCGGGAGCACGAAACAGGAACCGTGCTCAATTGCGTTGCGTCGCTTCACCCGGAGCTTCAGGGCATAGGCGAAGGGGGGCTGCGCAGCGGTGTCGTCCATCGGCTCGATGTCGAGACGTCTGGGATCTTGTTGGTCGCCACCGAGCAGGCCGCTTGGAATCGCTTGCGGCGGGGGTTTCACGAACACCGGGTAGACAAGGTCTACCGCGCCATCGTGGCAGGAAATCTACGCGAGTCGTTGGAGCAAGAGGTGGGTCTTGTGGTTGCCCAGCATCGTCCCGCGCGGGTGCGAGTCGTCGACCAACCGGACGGGTCCAAGTCCGGAGGCGTTCGCGCGGCGGTGCAGCGGGTGCGCCCGCTCGAGCAATTCGAAGGTGCATGCCTGGTTGAGGTCCGGCCCCGAACGGGGTTCCTGCATCAAATTCGGTCGACCCTGGCCCACCTGGGTCATCCGGTGCTCGGCGATCGAACCTACGGTGGGGATCGAGAACATCCCTGGATCTCGCGGCATATGTTGCATGCCGCGGAGCTTCGCTTCGAGGAGATCGAAGTCAGCAGCCCCGATCCAGCGGATTTCGCAGAGGTGGTCGCGCGACTGCGGCACTGA